A genomic region of Gossypium hirsutum isolate 1008001.06 chromosome D01, Gossypium_hirsutum_v2.1, whole genome shotgun sequence contains the following coding sequences:
- the LOC107922327 gene encoding la-related protein 1C isoform X1 produces MAMTADPEFHHQNLSRWAQVVQGESKATSASNHSPSSQPSSISSPVASVPERNISSDCSPSQAPCFSSSSSPPLDISLSAEGGSDSKNNFAASSFKKPAWNKPSNGIIGVGPVMGAASWPALSESARGSQKSLADSSKDGLLSTSQGPIIPQSTQKQVTSNANPNSTPNCTMLNRQKSSKRGGNSSGSGLPQVASSHQHPPPPPPFAVPQMPPSSFGNFVPAMPYPSTRDPQYRDNSWETRPIGGFASQSHKDHRHSSRRGGNYGPRGDGGYNNFWGRREQDRGNYGNARDGHMQPPRAPPRGFPRPSPPAVHSFVPPQPVRPFMNPIGYPEYMYFTMEPFRGMPSFTPATPPMFMPVPEPPVSALLLHQIDYYFSDDNLVKDDFLKSNMDDQGWVAIYLIAGFPRVKSLTSNIQLIVDSLRSSTVVEVQDDKVRRRNDWRKWVPYQVSTVPGSLSPGGSSAEMLASSFQQITVREESTNQSGAGNVNPHAEDALGRHPSDGHSHLSNGDGSEGTCLN; encoded by the exons ATGGCTATGACGGCTGATCCTGAGTTCCACCACCAGAATTTGTCTCGTTGGGCCCAAGTTGTTCAGGGTGAGTCTAAAGCAACCTCAGCCTCCAACCACTCCCCTTCTTCACAGCCGTCGTCAATCTCAAGCCCCGTGGCTTCCGTACCGGAACGAAACATTTCTTCCGACTGCTCTCCTTCGCAAGCACCTTGCTTCTCTTCCTCGTCGTCTCCACCGCTGGATATTTCCTTGTCCGCTGAAGGTGGTTCTGATTCCAAAAACAACTTTGCTGCTTCGAGCTTCAAGAAGCCGGCTTGGAACAAGCCTTCAAATGGTATCATCGGAGTGGGCCCTGTAATGGGAGCTGCTTCTTGGCCTGCTTTATCTGAATCCGCTAGAGGTTCTCAAAAATCATTAGCAGACTCTTCCAAAGACGGATTGCTTTCTACTTCTCAG GGTCCAATAATACCCCAATCAACTCAGAAGCAAGTTACTAGTAATGCTAACCCCAATTCAACACCAAACTGTACAATGTTAAATCGACAAAAGTCTTCTAAGCGTGGTGGCAATAGCTCTGGTAGTGGGCTTCCACAGGTTGCTTCTTCACACCAACACCCGCCGCCGCCACCGCCATTTGCTGTGCCCCAAATGCCTCCAAGTAGTTTTGGTAATTTTGTTCCAGCAATGCCATATCCTTCGACAAGAGACCCTCAATACAGGGACAATAGTTGGGAAACTAGACCTATTGGGGggtttgcatcacaatcacacaAGGATCACCGGCATTCTTCTCGGAGGGGAGGTAACTATGGACCACGTGGGGATGGTGGCTATAATAATTTTTGGGGTAGGCGTGAACAGGACCGTGGAAATTATGGGAATGCAAGAGATGGTCATATGCAGCCTCCAAGAGCTCCCCCAAGGGGCTTCCCAAGGCCTTCGCCTCCTGCAGTTCATTCTTTTGTTCCTCCACAGCCTGTGAGGCCGTTTATGAATCCCATAGGATATCCTG AGTATATGTATTTCACTATGGAGCCATTTAGGGGCATGCCATCATTTACCCCCGCCACGCCTCCAATGTTCATGCCTGTTCCAGAGCCTCCTGTCTCTGCATTGTTATTACATCAAATTGATTATTATTTCAG TGATGATAATTTGGTTAAAGATGACTTTTTGAAGTCTAATATGGATGACCAGGGTTGGGTAGCCATTTATTTAATAGCAGGGTTTCCTCGG GTTAAGAGTTTGACAAGCAACATTCAGCTGATAGTTGATTCCTTACGAAGTTCCACTGTTGTAGAAGTACAA GATGACAAAGTGAGGAGGCGTAATGACTGGAGGAAATGGGTACCTTATCAGGTTTCCACGGTGCCGGGATCACTGTCTCCTGGTGGATCAAGTGCTGAAATGCTGGCAAGTTCTTTTCAGCAGATTACAGTAAGGGAAGAGTCTACTAACCAAAGTGGAGCAGGTAATGTGAACCCTCATGCTGAGGATGCTTTAGGAAGACATCCATCTGATGGCCACTCTCATCTCTCAAATGGGGACGGTTCTGAAGGCACGTGTCTGAACTAA
- the LOC107922327 gene encoding la-related protein 1C isoform X2, which translates to MAMTADPEFHHQNLSRWAQVVQGESKATSASNHSPSSQPSSISSPVASVPERNISSDCSPSQAPCFSSSSSPPLDISLSAEGGSDSKNNFAASSFKKPAWNKPSNGIIGVGPVMGAASWPALSESARGSQKSLADSSKDGLLSTSQGPIIPQSTQKQVTSNANPNSTPNCTMLNRQKSSKRGGNSSGSGLPQVASSHQHPPPPPPFAVPQMPPSSFGNFVPAMPYPSTRDPQYRDNSWETRPIGGFASQSHKDHRHSSRRGGNYGPRGDGGYNNFWGRREQDRGNYGNARDGHMQPPRAPPRGFPRPSPPAVHSFVPPQPVRPFMNPIGYPEYMYFTMEPFRGMPSFTPATPPMFMPVPEPPVSALLLHQIDYYFSDDNLVKDDFLKSNMDDQGWVAIYLIAGFPRVKSLTSNIQLIVDSLRSSTVVEDDKVRRRNDWRKWVPYQVSTVPGSLSPGGSSAEMLASSFQQITVREESTNQSGAGNVNPHAEDALGRHPSDGHSHLSNGDGSEGTCLN; encoded by the exons ATGGCTATGACGGCTGATCCTGAGTTCCACCACCAGAATTTGTCTCGTTGGGCCCAAGTTGTTCAGGGTGAGTCTAAAGCAACCTCAGCCTCCAACCACTCCCCTTCTTCACAGCCGTCGTCAATCTCAAGCCCCGTGGCTTCCGTACCGGAACGAAACATTTCTTCCGACTGCTCTCCTTCGCAAGCACCTTGCTTCTCTTCCTCGTCGTCTCCACCGCTGGATATTTCCTTGTCCGCTGAAGGTGGTTCTGATTCCAAAAACAACTTTGCTGCTTCGAGCTTCAAGAAGCCGGCTTGGAACAAGCCTTCAAATGGTATCATCGGAGTGGGCCCTGTAATGGGAGCTGCTTCTTGGCCTGCTTTATCTGAATCCGCTAGAGGTTCTCAAAAATCATTAGCAGACTCTTCCAAAGACGGATTGCTTTCTACTTCTCAG GGTCCAATAATACCCCAATCAACTCAGAAGCAAGTTACTAGTAATGCTAACCCCAATTCAACACCAAACTGTACAATGTTAAATCGACAAAAGTCTTCTAAGCGTGGTGGCAATAGCTCTGGTAGTGGGCTTCCACAGGTTGCTTCTTCACACCAACACCCGCCGCCGCCACCGCCATTTGCTGTGCCCCAAATGCCTCCAAGTAGTTTTGGTAATTTTGTTCCAGCAATGCCATATCCTTCGACAAGAGACCCTCAATACAGGGACAATAGTTGGGAAACTAGACCTATTGGGGggtttgcatcacaatcacacaAGGATCACCGGCATTCTTCTCGGAGGGGAGGTAACTATGGACCACGTGGGGATGGTGGCTATAATAATTTTTGGGGTAGGCGTGAACAGGACCGTGGAAATTATGGGAATGCAAGAGATGGTCATATGCAGCCTCCAAGAGCTCCCCCAAGGGGCTTCCCAAGGCCTTCGCCTCCTGCAGTTCATTCTTTTGTTCCTCCACAGCCTGTGAGGCCGTTTATGAATCCCATAGGATATCCTG AGTATATGTATTTCACTATGGAGCCATTTAGGGGCATGCCATCATTTACCCCCGCCACGCCTCCAATGTTCATGCCTGTTCCAGAGCCTCCTGTCTCTGCATTGTTATTACATCAAATTGATTATTATTTCAG TGATGATAATTTGGTTAAAGATGACTTTTTGAAGTCTAATATGGATGACCAGGGTTGGGTAGCCATTTATTTAATAGCAGGGTTTCCTCGG GTTAAGAGTTTGACAAGCAACATTCAGCTGATAGTTGATTCCTTACGAAGTTCCACTGTTGTAGAA GATGACAAAGTGAGGAGGCGTAATGACTGGAGGAAATGGGTACCTTATCAGGTTTCCACGGTGCCGGGATCACTGTCTCCTGGTGGATCAAGTGCTGAAATGCTGGCAAGTTCTTTTCAGCAGATTACAGTAAGGGAAGAGTCTACTAACCAAAGTGGAGCAGGTAATGTGAACCCTCATGCTGAGGATGCTTTAGGAAGACATCCATCTGATGGCCACTCTCATCTCTCAAATGGGGACGGTTCTGAAGGCACGTGTCTGAACTAA